A single Natrinema pellirubrum DSM 15624 DNA region contains:
- a CDS encoding DUF255 domain-containing protein — translation MDDTTRVEWREWGQAAFDEAAEADRPVLLSLTATWCDHCHEMDEETYAEPRIAANLNDSFVPIRVDVDRYPWVRDRYNMGGFPSTVFLAPNGEVLTGAGYLGPDGMRQVLDSVRTMWETKGSGAARVPRPLREDNPPAGELTAEIEQGMLGHLTDTYDETAGGWGQSPKFPLPDALEFALKRDREMALRSYDAVSANLLDEYDGGFYRFATDRDWSGLQREKLLDSNGALVRAFANAYLLTGKDEYRDPAADTIDYLTTTLWNDEVDAFANSQAPGDADAHSLDATDRAAADEPPVDSGVFAGPNALAIDGLLTYYAYTDDERARRYAERALETLRTDLLADGVVAHAREDAIERDEALPLLTNQARALTALTTVASTLETDALADATAVADATIERLHDGDSFLDGPAEGVGLCDRPLRPLDANVALADALIDLAVLSGEDRYREYAREALEAFAGASERFGVQIAQYATATSRLLEGPLVIRVGDDPGSDLHRAALRMADHEKVVVPDADRESGTARAELGEAVSATAETPAELSDAVQQLLD, via the coding sequence ATGGACGATACGACCCGCGTCGAGTGGCGCGAGTGGGGACAGGCGGCCTTCGACGAGGCCGCCGAGGCCGACCGCCCCGTCTTGCTCTCGCTGACCGCGACGTGGTGTGACCACTGCCACGAGATGGACGAGGAGACCTACGCCGAGCCCCGGATCGCGGCCAACCTCAACGACAGTTTCGTTCCCATCCGGGTCGATGTCGACCGGTACCCGTGGGTCCGCGACCGGTACAACATGGGCGGCTTTCCGTCGACGGTCTTTCTCGCCCCGAACGGCGAGGTCCTGACCGGCGCGGGCTATCTCGGCCCCGACGGGATGCGTCAGGTCTTGGACAGCGTCCGGACCATGTGGGAGACGAAAGGCAGCGGTGCGGCCCGCGTTCCCCGGCCGCTGCGGGAGGACAACCCGCCGGCCGGCGAACTGACCGCCGAGATCGAACAGGGGATGCTCGGCCATCTCACCGACACCTACGACGAGACCGCCGGCGGCTGGGGCCAGAGCCCGAAGTTCCCCCTGCCCGACGCGCTGGAGTTCGCGCTCAAACGCGACCGTGAGATGGCGCTTCGCTCCTACGACGCGGTCAGTGCGAACCTGTTAGACGAGTACGACGGCGGGTTCTACCGGTTCGCGACCGATCGGGACTGGTCGGGACTCCAGCGCGAGAAACTGCTCGACTCCAACGGCGCGTTGGTGCGGGCTTTCGCCAACGCCTACCTGCTGACCGGGAAAGACGAGTACCGCGACCCCGCCGCCGACACCATCGACTACCTGACGACGACGCTGTGGAACGACGAGGTCGACGCCTTCGCGAACAGTCAGGCCCCGGGCGACGCCGACGCCCACAGTCTCGACGCGACCGACCGCGCGGCCGCCGACGAGCCGCCGGTCGATTCGGGCGTCTTCGCCGGGCCGAACGCGCTGGCGATCGACGGCCTGCTGACCTACTACGCCTACACCGACGACGAACGGGCCCGCCGCTACGCCGAGCGCGCGCTCGAGACCCTCCGGACGGACCTGCTCGCAGACGGCGTCGTCGCACACGCACGCGAGGACGCGATCGAACGCGACGAGGCGCTCCCCTTGCTCACCAACCAGGCCCGCGCGTTGACGGCCCTGACGACGGTCGCGAGTACCCTCGAGACGGACGCGCTCGCGGACGCGACCGCGGTCGCCGACGCGACGATCGAGCGGCTCCACGACGGGGATTCGTTCCTCGACGGCCCCGCCGAGGGCGTCGGGCTCTGTGATCGCCCGCTACGGCCGCTGGACGCCAACGTCGCCCTCGCGGACGCGTTGATCGATCTGGCGGTGCTGTCCGGCGAGGACCGATACCGCGAGTACGCACGGGAGGCCCTCGAGGCCTTCGCAGGGGCCAGCGAGCGCTTCGGCGTCCAGATCGCCCAGTACGCGACGGCGACCTCCCGACTGCTCGAGGGCCCGCTGGTGATTCGCGTTGGCGACGACCCCGGCTCGGACCTCCATCGGGCGGCGCTGCGGATGGCCGACCACGAGAAGGTGGTCGTCCCCGATGCCGACCGCGAGTCGGGGACGGCGCGGGCCGAACTGGGCGAAGCCGTGTCAGCCACTGCCGAAACTCCTGCCGAGTTGAGCGACGCGGTCCAGCAGCTTCTCGACTGA